One window from the genome of Crassostrea angulata isolate pt1a10 chromosome 2, ASM2561291v2, whole genome shotgun sequence encodes:
- the LOC128173136 gene encoding serine protease inhibitor Cvsi-2-like encodes MGVVSRYRIVYKVDRSPRSLSNTIITMKATVLCIALLIAAVAAERCTFFHHECSGTTCTDGAPHCVLGTCRCTQNTGHACTGASDCTDHCALFGDQHCVDGFCHCPFDNVLPGVGK; translated from the exons ATGGGCGTGGTTAGTCGGTATCGTATAGTATATAAGGTGGATCGGTCACCTCGGTCCTTATCTAACACGATCATAACAATGAAGGCTACAGTACTGTGCATTGCCCTCCTTATCGCCGCGG TCGCCGCTGAGCGCTGCACCTTCTTCCACCACGAGTGTTCCGGCACCACGTGCACGGACGGTGCCCCACACTGCGTGCTTGGAACCTGCAGATGTACACAAAACACAGGACATg CCTGCACAGGCGCCTCTGACTGCACGGACCACTGCGCTCTGTTCGGAGATCAACATTGTGTTGACGGTTTCTGCCATTGCCCATTCGACAATGTTCTCCCCGGAGTAGGaaaatag